The following proteins are co-located in the Planococcus plakortidis genome:
- the infC gene encoding translation initiation factor IF-3, which yields MISRDNNVNEGIRARELRVIDQNGEQLGIKSRNEALEIAARVNLDLVLVAPQAKPPVARIMDYGKFKFEQQKKEREIRKNQKIINVKEVRLSPGIDDHDFNTKLRNAIKFLEKGDKVKASIRFKGRAITHKEIGQRVLERFAEECKEVATVEQRPKMEGRSMFLMLNPVNEKE from the coding sequence ATTATTAGCAGAGACAACAATGTAAACGAAGGCATTCGTGCACGTGAATTACGGGTTATTGACCAAAATGGTGAACAGCTCGGCATCAAATCACGCAACGAGGCGCTCGAGATTGCAGCCCGTGTCAATTTGGATCTAGTGCTTGTGGCTCCTCAAGCTAAGCCACCGGTCGCACGGATCATGGACTACGGCAAGTTCAAATTTGAACAGCAAAAGAAAGAGCGCGAAATTCGTAAAAACCAAAAAATCATCAATGTGAAAGAGGTTCGTTTGAGCCCTGGCATCGATGACCATGATTTTAACACGAAGCTCCGCAATGCCATCAAGTTCCTTGAAAAAGGCGACAAAGTGAAAGCTTCAATCCGTTTCAAAGGCCGTGCGATCACGCACAAGGAAATCGGACAACGCGTCCTTGAACGCTTCGCAGAAGAGTGCAAGGAAGTCGCGACGGTTGAACAGCGCCCGAAAATGGAAGGCCGCAGCATGTTCCTGATGCTGAACCCGGTCAACGAGAAGGAATAA
- the rplT gene encoding 50S ribosomal protein L20: protein MPRVKGGTVTRKRRKRVLKLAKGYYGSKHLLFKVANQQVMKSGNYAYRDRRNKKRDFRKLWITRINAAARMNDISYSRLMHGLKLAGIDINRKMLAEIAVSDAAAFTALVDQAKKASNN, encoded by the coding sequence ATGCCACGCGTAAAAGGCGGAACAGTGACGCGCAAGCGTCGTAAAAGAGTATTAAAATTAGCTAAAGGTTATTACGGTTCTAAACACTTACTATTTAAAGTAGCGAACCAACAAGTCATGAAGTCAGGTAACTATGCTTACCGTGACCGTCGCAACAAAAAACGTGATTTCCGTAAATTGTGGATCACACGCATCAATGCAGCAGCTCGTATGAACGATATTTCATACAGCCGTTTGATGCACGGATTGAAACTTGCTGGCATCGACATCAACCGCAAAATGCTAGCTGAAATCGCTGTATCTGATGCAGCTGCTTTCACAGCTTTGGTTGACCAAGCGAAAAAAGCATCTAACAACTAA
- the dnaI gene encoding primosomal protein DnaI: protein MEPIRETMKRVVNAPSFSERYDAMKKEVLEHPGVLKFLKEHEEEIDGPTVEKGMGKLYEYIDQSHDCNKCPNLGGCINHLKGFEPNLVLERGNIGISYTKCRLKAVEDNKRHASSLIHSMYMPKEVMQARFESFELDDRRLPAFRAVDEFLEQANGPDSLPEKGLYLYGKFGTGKSYLLGAVANELAEVNVKSVLVFVPEFMREMKQAIGDHTLQEKIEYVKKADVLMLDDIGAEAMSSWTRDEVLGTILHYRMAEKLPTFMSSNFSYSELAHHLTYSQRGEKEDLKAARIMERIQALTVPVKLEGENRRNKQ, encoded by the coding sequence ATGGAACCGATTCGTGAAACGATGAAGCGAGTTGTCAATGCGCCCTCATTTTCCGAGCGCTATGATGCAATGAAGAAAGAAGTGCTGGAACATCCCGGCGTCCTCAAGTTCCTGAAAGAACATGAAGAGGAAATTGACGGGCCGACAGTGGAAAAAGGCATGGGCAAGCTATATGAGTATATTGACCAGTCGCATGACTGCAATAAATGCCCAAATCTCGGTGGCTGCATCAATCATTTAAAAGGATTCGAACCGAATCTGGTGCTAGAGCGGGGCAATATCGGCATCTCCTACACGAAATGCCGTTTGAAAGCAGTGGAAGACAATAAGCGCCACGCGTCATCGTTGATCCACAGCATGTACATGCCAAAAGAAGTCATGCAGGCGAGATTCGAAAGTTTTGAATTGGATGACCGGAGGCTCCCTGCCTTCCGGGCAGTCGATGAATTCTTGGAACAAGCGAACGGCCCGGATTCCCTTCCGGAAAAAGGATTGTATCTGTACGGGAAATTCGGTACCGGCAAATCATATTTGCTCGGCGCAGTGGCGAATGAACTGGCGGAAGTCAATGTCAAATCGGTTCTAGTGTTCGTTCCGGAATTCATGCGCGAAATGAAGCAGGCGATCGGCGACCATACGCTCCAGGAGAAAATCGAATACGTCAAAAAGGCCGACGTCCTCATGCTCGATGACATCGGGGCTGAAGCGATGTCGAGCTGGACGCGCGATGAAGTGCTTGGCACAATCCTTCATTACCGGATGGCGGAAAAATTGCCGACATTCATGAGTTCGAACTTCAGTTATTCAGAACTTGCGCACCATCTGACGTATTCACAGCGCGGCGAAAAAGAAGACTTGAAAGCAGCGCGCATCATGGAACGGATCCAGGCGCTGACAGTCCCGGTCAAACTTGAAGGCGAAAACCGCCGCAACAAGCAATAG
- a CDS encoding DUF1294 domain-containing protein — translation MVILAAYLAAMSSFAFIMMWADKRQAQARGPRIPEKRLWLVAAIGGGIGAYSGMMLFRHKTKHTNFRIGFFALAVVQAGLLIWFATA, via the coding sequence ATGGTCATTTTGGCAGCGTATTTAGCCGCTATGTCGAGTTTTGCCTTTATCATGATGTGGGCAGATAAGCGTCAGGCTCAAGCCCGCGGCCCGCGCATTCCTGAAAAACGCCTATGGCTCGTCGCAGCAATCGGCGGCGGCATCGGGGCCTATTCGGGGATGATGCTGTTCAGACACAAAACAAAGCACACGAATTTCCGCATCGGATTTTTTGCTTTGGCAGTTGTTCAGGCCGGCTTGCTCATATGGTTCGCAACGGCATAA
- a CDS encoding replication initiation and membrane attachment family protein, with translation MMLYNELQPADSYRIRMPYPFSNYDRQLLTLLYQPMVGPDAVSLYLTLWADGEMGSGDSTHYALMNTLGKPVKAIFESRIQLEAIGLLKTFRKDGEGRSFIYELCPPLDPKTFFADPLLSMFLFSKVGESSYRRVRDRFLIQTPLAEGYEEVSRTFTDIFQPVHAKSGYPADQQDFEARTDGKYEMEQDFDFALLRQGLSEQLVPKRVLTPAIRNFIVKLSFLYGFGPLEMQKVILLAIEDDYRIDEEGLRKAASDYYKMTVTTTAPKLEPVKEAEPTAKEPKTTQSSSNKEDELIAYLESASPIQVLRDIADGKEPLPADVQLANQLVTQHGMEPAVVNVLLQYVLLRTDMKLTKAYVEKIASHWLRKNVTTAKQAMEFARIEHEQYMKWKNESSTAPKRAPSSGRKPIREEKLPEWFNKKDEVETPVQGASSEQLEQEKQKMLAKLALKRRKGD, from the coding sequence ATGATGTTATACAATGAACTCCAGCCCGCCGATTCGTACCGGATCCGCATGCCATACCCGTTCTCCAATTATGACCGTCAATTGCTGACGCTGCTCTATCAGCCGATGGTCGGTCCGGATGCCGTCTCCCTCTATTTGACGCTATGGGCAGACGGGGAGATGGGCTCTGGGGATTCGACGCATTACGCATTGATGAACACGCTCGGAAAACCGGTCAAGGCGATTTTTGAATCCCGTATCCAGCTCGAAGCGATCGGGTTATTGAAAACTTTCCGCAAGGACGGGGAAGGCCGTTCTTTCATATATGAACTGTGCCCGCCGCTCGACCCGAAAACTTTTTTTGCCGATCCGCTTTTGTCGATGTTCTTGTTCAGCAAGGTCGGGGAATCTTCGTATCGCCGGGTCCGTGACCGGTTCCTCATACAGACGCCGCTCGCCGAAGGATATGAAGAAGTCTCCAGGACCTTCACCGATATTTTCCAGCCAGTGCACGCCAAGTCTGGCTACCCTGCAGATCAACAAGATTTTGAAGCGCGGACGGACGGGAAATACGAGATGGAGCAGGATTTCGATTTTGCGCTGTTGCGACAAGGTCTCTCCGAGCAGCTTGTGCCGAAGCGTGTATTGACGCCGGCCATCCGTAACTTTATCGTAAAGCTTTCGTTTCTCTACGGGTTTGGCCCGCTTGAGATGCAAAAAGTCATCTTGCTGGCGATTGAAGATGATTACCGGATAGATGAGGAAGGGCTGCGCAAGGCTGCTTCCGATTATTATAAGATGACCGTCACCACCACTGCGCCAAAGCTGGAGCCAGTCAAGGAGGCAGAGCCGACAGCGAAGGAACCAAAAACGACACAGTCGTCGTCAAACAAAGAAGACGAGTTGATCGCTTATTTGGAATCGGCATCGCCGATCCAAGTATTGCGGGATATCGCAGACGGAAAAGAACCGCTGCCAGCGGATGTGCAATTGGCGAACCAATTGGTAACGCAGCATGGCATGGAGCCGGCTGTCGTCAATGTGCTGCTTCAATACGTCCTGTTGCGTACGGATATGAAATTGACGAAAGCATATGTAGAAAAGATTGCATCGCATTGGTTGAGAAAAAATGTCACGACAGCCAAGCAGGCGATGGAATTTGCACGTATCGAACACGAGCAATACATGAAATGGAAAAACGAATCAAGTACCGCACCGAAACGTGCGCCATCTTCCGGCCGCAAGCCGATCCGCGAAGAAAAATTACCGGAATGGTTCAATAAAAAAGATGAAGTGGAAACACCTGTGCAAGGGGCTTCGAGCGAACAGCTCGAACAAGAAAAGCAGAAGATGCTTGCGAAGCTTGCGTTGAAGAGAAGGAAGGGTGATTAA
- a CDS encoding dUTP diphosphatase, whose translation MNLQELFHMQRELDRYIQSNRNVEESVFRKKVLALQVELSELANETRCFKFWSTKGPSGKETLLEEYVDCIHFILSLGIEKGFDSLEQWPEPSAEQDLTELFLAAHQEVGRFAQQATLEQYRNLWRVFGALAKALGFSYGDVLTAYVEKNETNYKRQQQGY comes from the coding sequence ATGAACCTCCAGGAATTATTTCACATGCAGCGGGAGCTCGACCGCTATATCCAGTCGAACCGGAACGTCGAGGAATCCGTGTTCCGCAAGAAAGTATTGGCTCTCCAAGTCGAATTATCAGAGCTCGCGAATGAAACGAGATGCTTCAAGTTCTGGAGCACGAAAGGACCGTCGGGCAAAGAGACTTTATTGGAAGAGTATGTCGATTGCATTCATTTCATCCTGTCGCTTGGCATAGAGAAGGGCTTTGATTCACTGGAGCAATGGCCCGAACCGTCCGCTGAACAAGATTTGACAGAACTGTTCCTCGCTGCCCACCAAGAAGTCGGGCGCTTCGCTCAGCAAGCGACTCTGGAACAATACCGGAACTTGTGGCGGGTATTCGGTGCATTGGCAAAAGCGCTCGGCTTCAGCTATGGGGACGTGCTGACGGCATATGTGGAAAAGAATGAGACCAATTACAAACGCCAGCAGCAAGGATATTGA
- a CDS encoding M42 family metallopeptidase, with amino-acid sequence MSKLDETQQMLKELTDANGIPGNERQSREVMKKYIEPFADTIETDNLGSLIAKKEGLADGPKIMVAGHLDEVGFMISQIDDKGFLKFQTVGGWWNQVMLAQRVTITTRSGEEITGVIGSKPPHILSPEARKKPVEIKDMFIDIGASSREEAKEWGVTPGDMVTPYFEFTVMNNDKLLMAKAWDNRIGCAIAIDVLKGLKGVDHPNVVYGVGTVQEEVGLRGAKTATSYIQPDIGFAVDVGIAGDTPGVTSKESNSKMGDGPQILLFDASMVSHRGLRELVVDTAEASGIPYQFETIAGGGTDAGSIHLTANGVPALSIGVATRYIHSHAGILHRDDYENAVKLIVEVIKKLDKDTVTRITFD; translated from the coding sequence ATGTCGAAACTAGATGAAACACAACAAATGTTGAAAGAGCTAACAGATGCGAATGGCATTCCCGGCAACGAACGCCAATCACGCGAGGTCATGAAGAAATACATAGAGCCGTTTGCTGACACGATCGAAACGGATAACCTCGGCAGCTTGATCGCCAAAAAAGAAGGGCTTGCAGACGGACCGAAAATCATGGTCGCCGGGCACTTGGATGAAGTCGGTTTCATGATTTCCCAGATCGACGACAAAGGATTCCTGAAATTCCAAACGGTCGGCGGCTGGTGGAACCAGGTCATGCTAGCCCAGCGCGTGACGATCACGACACGCAGCGGGGAAGAAATCACAGGAGTCATCGGATCCAAACCGCCGCATATCCTGTCTCCGGAAGCACGAAAAAAACCGGTGGAAATCAAGGATATGTTCATCGATATCGGCGCCTCTTCACGTGAAGAAGCAAAAGAATGGGGCGTCACCCCAGGCGATATGGTCACTCCTTATTTCGAGTTCACGGTCATGAACAACGACAAACTGTTGATGGCAAAAGCTTGGGACAACCGCATCGGCTGTGCTATCGCCATCGATGTCTTGAAAGGCTTGAAAGGCGTCGACCACCCGAACGTCGTGTATGGCGTGGGGACGGTCCAGGAAGAAGTCGGCTTGCGCGGTGCGAAAACGGCAACTTCATACATCCAGCCGGATATCGGTTTTGCAGTGGATGTAGGGATTGCGGGAGACACTCCTGGCGTCACATCAAAAGAATCCAACAGCAAAATGGGCGATGGCCCGCAAATCCTGTTGTTCGACGCTTCAATGGTCTCTCACCGCGGCTTGCGTGAGTTGGTAGTCGATACAGCGGAAGCGTCAGGAATCCCGTACCAGTTCGAAACGATCGCGGGCGGCGGAACAGATGCCGGCTCGATCCACTTGACGGCAAACGGCGTGCCGGCCTTATCAATTGGTGTAGCGACACGCTACATCCACTCGCACGCAGGCATTTTGCACCGCGACGATTACGAAAACGCGGTGAAATTGATTGTAGAAGTGATCAAGAAATTGGATAAAGACACTGTCACACGCATTACATTTGATTGA
- the rpmI gene encoding 50S ribosomal protein L35 gives MPKMKSHSGASKRFKKTGTGKVKRNRSHTSHLFANKSTKQKRKLRKSSLVSAGDLKRIKSLIYNMK, from the coding sequence ATGCCAAAAATGAAAAGCCACAGTGGAGCGTCTAAACGCTTCAAGAAAACTGGAACTGGTAAAGTAAAACGCAACCGTTCCCACACAAGCCACTTGTTCGCGAACAAGTCAACTAAGCAAAAACGCAAGCTCCGCAAGAGTTCATTGGTTTCTGCCGGCGACTTGAAACGCATCAAATCTTTGATCTACAACATGAAGTAA
- a CDS encoding helix-turn-helix transcriptional regulator — MLRNRVKELRARYGYTQSDLGKQVDVTRQTIAFIEKGEFSPSITLSLKLAKVLQVEVGELFWLEEE, encoded by the coding sequence ATGCTGAGAAACCGGGTGAAAGAGCTGCGGGCGCGCTATGGGTACACGCAAAGCGACTTGGGCAAGCAAGTGGATGTGACGCGGCAGACGATCGCGTTCATCGAGAAAGGCGAATTTTCACCGTCGATTACATTGTCTTTGAAGCTCGCTAAAGTCTTGCAGGTGGAAGTAGGCGAATTATTTTGGCTGGAGGAGGAGTAA
- a CDS encoding small multi-drug export protein, whose product MIYEYALIFLGAAIPWFEIALVIPLGIVWGLSPAWVMITAFVGNMLTVLLLIVGFDKFRIWYDKRREAKGKEPSKKNERAVRIWNKYGLPGLSLLGPILIGTHIAAFIGMTLGATKRNTTVWMVISIGAWTLAFGILTALGFDFFTA is encoded by the coding sequence ATGATTTATGAATACGCATTAATATTCCTCGGGGCGGCGATTCCGTGGTTTGAAATCGCGCTCGTCATCCCGCTCGGCATCGTATGGGGCTTGTCGCCGGCGTGGGTCATGATCACCGCATTCGTTGGCAATATGCTGACGGTGTTGCTGCTCATTGTCGGCTTCGATAAATTCCGCATCTGGTACGATAAGCGCCGGGAAGCGAAAGGCAAAGAGCCGTCGAAGAAAAATGAACGCGCGGTGCGCATCTGGAATAAATACGGGCTACCGGGGCTCTCGCTTTTAGGGCCAATCTTGATCGGCACGCATATCGCGGCGTTCATCGGCATGACTTTGGGTGCGACAAAACGCAATACGACCGTCTGGATGGTCATCAGCATCGGGGCCTGGACGCTCGCGTTCGGCATTTTGACAGCGCTCGGCTTTGATTTCTTCACTGCGTAA
- a CDS encoding TrmH family RNA methyltransferase, with amino-acid sequence MKRIESLQNSLVKHWKKLSTTRKERDKFGEFLIEGFHLTEEALNEKDGIKGLIVREGTDIPDAWDIEGLTLYVVTAQIAKEIAETEHTQGIFAHCAQPEYDESIQAQWQTLLLIDAVQDPGNVGTMIRTAAAAGIDAVVLGKGSADAYNPKTVRSAQGAHFQVPIVKGDLFDWVERLKSRDVPVYGTALYQSVPMYEAESKERFALIVGNEGSGVEPQLLEQTDQNLMVPLYGPAESLNVAVATGILLYSLVPKTGV; translated from the coding sequence ATGAAACGAATTGAATCATTGCAGAACTCGCTCGTCAAACATTGGAAGAAACTGAGCACAACCCGTAAAGAGCGCGATAAATTCGGGGAATTTCTCATCGAAGGCTTTCATTTGACGGAAGAGGCGTTGAATGAGAAAGACGGCATCAAAGGCTTGATCGTCCGCGAAGGTACGGATATTCCGGATGCTTGGGACATCGAAGGCCTCACGCTTTATGTGGTGACGGCACAGATTGCCAAAGAAATTGCGGAAACCGAACATACGCAAGGCATTTTCGCGCATTGCGCACAGCCAGAGTACGATGAATCTATTCAGGCACAATGGCAGACGCTGCTGTTGATCGACGCGGTACAGGACCCGGGCAATGTCGGCACGATGATCCGCACCGCGGCAGCTGCCGGAATCGACGCAGTCGTTCTCGGCAAAGGTTCAGCAGATGCCTATAATCCGAAAACGGTGCGCTCGGCGCAAGGCGCCCATTTCCAGGTACCGATCGTCAAAGGCGATTTATTCGACTGGGTCGAACGCTTGAAGAGCCGAGACGTCCCGGTTTATGGCACGGCGCTATACCAATCGGTGCCAATGTATGAGGCGGAGTCGAAAGAGCGGTTTGCGCTCATCGTCGGCAACGAAGGAAGCGGCGTCGAGCCGCAACTGCTCGAGCAGACCGACCAGAACCTCATGGTGCCGCTTTACGGCCCGGCAGAATCATTGAACGTAGCCGTAGCAACTGGAATTCTATTGTATAGCCTCGTTCCCAAAACTGGTGTTTGA
- a CDS encoding sigma-w pathway protein ysdB: MAFLIRLIIIALIIYLFYRLLKFIFDPKRKLDAALESGTYYFHDDVGNVRRNFFIAMRGVLFEGEKYLGTTKEAFDVVSIFVWTETPDKLIGFTKEDFHFLEKEIRMNYPDADISWKSPIEQLMKKEGEA; the protein is encoded by the coding sequence ATGGCATTTTTGATCCGCTTGATCATCATCGCCTTGATCATTTACCTGTTTTACCGTCTCCTGAAATTCATTTTCGATCCGAAGCGCAAGCTCGATGCCGCGCTTGAATCCGGCACTTATTATTTTCATGACGACGTGGGGAACGTCCGCAGGAATTTTTTCATTGCCATGCGCGGCGTCCTGTTTGAAGGCGAGAAGTATCTGGGGACGACGAAAGAAGCTTTTGATGTCGTGTCCATTTTCGTGTGGACCGAGACGCCTGATAAGCTGATCGGTTTCACAAAAGAGGATTTTCATTTTCTGGAGAAGGAAATCCGCATGAATTACCCCGACGCAGACATCTCCTGGAAAAGCCCAATTGAACAATTGATGAAAAAAGAGGGAGAAGCCTGA
- the thrS gene encoding threonine--tRNA ligase encodes MTDMIQLTFPDGAVKEFEKGTSTEEIAQSISPGLRKKAVAGKLSGKLVDLKAPLEEDGDIAIITPESEEALEVLRHSSAHLMAQAVKRLYPDAKLGVGPVIENGFYYDIDTESAITSEDLPVIEKEMKKIINENLDIVRVEVSRNEAQQRFEAISDPYKLELLEAIPEDEQVSIYEQGEFFDLCRGIHVPSTGKLKEFKLLSVAGAYWRGDSDNKMLQRIYGTAFFKKEELKAHLEMLEEAKERDHRKIGKELNLFMNSQKVGQGLPMWLPKGATIRRIIERYIVDKEERMGYDHVYTPVMGSVELYKTSGHWDHYQENMFPVMSMDNEDLVLRPMNCPHHMMIYKQGIHSYRQLPIRIAELGLMHRYEMSGALSGLQRVRGMTLNDAHLFVRPDQIKEEFKRVVNLVIEVYKDFDLKDYSFRVSYRDPEDKEKYYDDDAMWNRAQSMLKEAMDELGLDYFEAEGEAAFYGPKLDVQVKTALGKEETLSTVQLDFLLPEKFDLTYIGEDGKQHRPVVIHRGVVSTMERFVAFLIEEYKGAFPTWLAPVQVEIIPVSLDVHSEYAKELQEKMQQHKLRVDIDERDEKLGYKIREAQMQKVPYMLVIGDKELESGSVNVRKYGEQKSESMPFEDFLKLVQSELR; translated from the coding sequence ATGACAGACATGATTCAACTAACATTTCCGGATGGCGCAGTAAAAGAGTTCGAAAAAGGAACATCCACTGAAGAGATCGCTCAATCGATCAGCCCCGGCCTTCGCAAAAAAGCGGTAGCGGGCAAACTGTCAGGCAAGTTGGTCGACTTGAAAGCCCCACTCGAAGAGGACGGCGATATCGCGATCATCACTCCGGAATCCGAAGAAGCCTTGGAAGTGCTGCGCCACAGTTCAGCGCATTTGATGGCCCAAGCAGTCAAACGCCTGTATCCCGACGCCAAGCTTGGCGTTGGGCCAGTCATCGAAAATGGTTTCTATTACGATATCGATACTGAATCGGCGATCACAAGTGAAGATCTGCCGGTCATCGAGAAAGAAATGAAGAAAATCATCAATGAGAACTTGGACATCGTCCGTGTGGAAGTCTCGAGAAACGAAGCGCAACAACGTTTTGAAGCAATCAGCGATCCTTACAAACTGGAGTTGCTTGAAGCAATTCCTGAAGATGAGCAAGTATCGATCTACGAACAAGGTGAATTTTTCGACCTGTGCCGCGGCATCCACGTGCCATCGACTGGTAAATTGAAGGAATTCAAATTGTTGAGTGTCGCAGGTGCCTACTGGCGCGGTGATAGCGACAACAAGATGCTCCAGCGCATCTACGGCACAGCGTTCTTCAAAAAAGAAGAACTGAAAGCTCATCTTGAAATGCTGGAAGAAGCGAAAGAACGTGACCACCGCAAAATCGGCAAGGAGCTCAATTTATTCATGAACTCCCAAAAAGTCGGGCAAGGCTTGCCGATGTGGCTGCCGAAAGGCGCGACCATCCGCCGCATCATCGAGCGCTATATCGTCGACAAAGAAGAGCGCATGGGCTATGACCACGTCTACACGCCGGTCATGGGCAGTGTTGAACTGTACAAGACTAGCGGCCACTGGGATCACTACCAGGAAAACATGTTCCCCGTCATGAGCATGGACAATGAAGACCTTGTGCTGCGCCCGATGAACTGCCCGCATCACATGATGATTTATAAACAGGGCATCCATTCTTATCGCCAATTGCCGATCCGCATCGCAGAACTGGGGCTCATGCACCGCTACGAGATGTCAGGTGCCTTGTCCGGCCTGCAGCGCGTACGCGGCATGACATTGAACGATGCGCATCTATTCGTGCGTCCGGACCAGATCAAAGAAGAGTTCAAGCGCGTCGTCAATCTCGTGATCGAAGTGTACAAAGACTTCGATCTGAAAGATTATTCATTCCGGGTATCCTACCGCGACCCGGAAGACAAAGAAAAATACTATGACGATGACGCCATGTGGAACCGAGCGCAATCGATGCTGAAAGAAGCGATGGATGAACTTGGCCTCGATTATTTCGAAGCAGAAGGTGAAGCGGCATTCTACGGTCCGAAACTCGACGTTCAAGTGAAAACAGCACTTGGCAAAGAGGAAACGTTATCGACTGTCCAGCTCGACTTCCTATTGCCGGAGAAATTCGATTTGACGTATATCGGCGAAGACGGCAAACAGCATCGCCCGGTCGTTATCCACCGCGGGGTCGTGTCCACGATGGAACGTTTCGTCGCTTTCCTGATCGAAGAATACAAAGGCGCTTTCCCGACTTGGCTCGCACCAGTGCAGGTGGAAATCATCCCGGTATCGCTTGATGTACACAGCGAATATGCAAAAGAGCTTCAAGAGAAAATGCAGCAGCATAAATTGCGCGTCGACATCGATGAGCGTGATGAAAAGCTGGGCTATAAAATCCGCGAAGCCCAAATGCAGAAAGTTCCTTATATGCTCGTTATCGGGGATAAGGAACTGGAAAGCGGCTCGGTCAACGTCCGCAAATACGGAGAGCAGAAGTCGGAGAGCATGCCATTTGAAGACTTCCTCAAACTCGTCCAGTCCGAACTTCGTTAA
- a CDS encoding nuclease-related domain-containing protein, which yields MGKKEIALLTEMESLERLLYRLPDNHSRREFIQVEAFKAAAGKRGEKRLHRKLVEFEMEEQYRFLKNVCLSRGQWKVQMDGLLLTERGAIVIESKNISGQLYFDDKTGEFSRTNIEGVKTIMEDPTIQLNKHIRFLTLFFKQQKIDLPISGIVVFTSKHCEFLAKPVHHHICKTYQLVDYLFNILQEFPLKSNPHDLSEIQKLLERSQAPYERKPLCHLYSIAETELLTGILCKNCKNLNVMRKHKKGWVCADCQAVDPLAFQHAVQEYFSLVHTHLSNRQLRKFCKIESPYITSRLLAVYDLGTAGALRNRTYYLKKKD from the coding sequence ATGGGCAAAAAAGAAATAGCGTTATTAACTGAAATGGAGTCATTGGAGCGGTTGTTATATCGATTGCCTGACAATCATTCACGCCGGGAATTTATCCAAGTTGAAGCTTTTAAAGCAGCTGCCGGAAAAAGAGGGGAAAAGAGACTGCACCGGAAGCTGGTTGAATTCGAGATGGAGGAGCAGTACCGATTTTTGAAAAATGTATGCTTGTCGAGAGGGCAGTGGAAAGTCCAAATGGATGGGTTGTTATTGACGGAGCGCGGTGCGATTGTCATTGAATCGAAAAATATTAGCGGCCAACTTTATTTTGATGATAAAACCGGCGAATTTTCAAGAACCAATATAGAAGGTGTAAAAACGATAATGGAAGATCCGACGATTCAGTTGAACAAGCATATTCGTTTCTTGACCTTGTTTTTCAAACAGCAGAAAATCGATTTGCCCATTTCGGGAATTGTCGTATTTACATCCAAACACTGTGAATTTCTGGCGAAGCCAGTCCACCATCACATCTGCAAAACGTATCAATTGGTCGATTATTTATTCAACATCCTTCAGGAATTCCCCCTAAAAAGCAACCCTCACGATTTATCGGAAATTCAGAAACTCCTCGAACGATCCCAGGCCCCTTATGAGAGGAAACCGTTGTGCCATTTATATTCAATAGCAGAAACCGAACTGCTTACGGGCATCTTGTGCAAAAACTGTAAAAACCTTAACGTGATGCGAAAGCATAAGAAAGGATGGGTTTGTGCCGACTGCCAAGCGGTGGATCCGCTCGCTTTTCAACATGCAGTCCAGGAATATTTTTCCCTGGTTCATACACATCTAAGCAATAGGCAACTCCGGAAATTTTGCAAGATCGAATCGCCTTATATAACTTCCCGTTTGTTGGCCGTATATGATTTAGGGACTGCTGGTGCTTTGCGCAACCGGACATACTATTTAAAGAAAAAAGACTAG